In Lolium perenne isolate Kyuss_39 chromosome 5, Kyuss_2.0, whole genome shotgun sequence, the sequence AAATTTTGTGTAAGAATGCTCACAATCTCTTGAACATGTGAACTTGATGAAATATTTAAGTTACTGCTGATGTTCGCAAACTCTCGTTTTGAGTTATGAGTAAATAAACGTGGTCAATATCATGCTGCAATAGCCTTTCAGATTATTTTGGAATTATTTATATTGAAGTATGTTAGAAAGATACAATTTTCTAGAGAATGTAAAGAGTAAAGCCAAATAATATCATTCTTTGTTTCCTTAGAAAGCTCTCATTAGTTTTTTTCCCTTTAAGCTGCAGCAAAGCCTAGCTAAAGACAGAATAACTTCTGCAAATAAAACTGTTTTAATTATTGTTTTAGAGAAAGCCTTGGTGCTGGAAAGTGCATCTTTGTTAAACATGGGTTAAAATTTTCAGAGTGAGTTATTAATCTTTCATCTGAGGGTACATTGGGTCATGAATAGTATCTAATTGTATATTAAGAGCTGAAATGCTTGAATGCAGAAGTTTGATCTGCTGATATTATGAATGCTGGTAAATTTATGTCTTTTGTACACAATATGCTTGAGGAGAAAACAGTTACTCAAACATCATTACTGTAACCCACATTTCCCTCACCACTTTATATGCTATCCCAAATTATGCAGGTATGCAGTTGAGACTTTCACGGATTGTAGATATCTGGGTACAAGAGTGTCCACTGATGGAACAGTTGGAGAGTAAGGATTGATTATTTGACGTGTTCCTTATCATTTCCTCTGTTGCCCTTTTTATTCTTGACTTGTTTGATTCTCCTAAATGACATATAACAATGCAGCTACAAATGGATGACATATGGAGAAGCTAGTACGAGCAGGACTGCAATAGGTTCTGGTCTTATCTATCATGGAATACCAGAAGTGAGTCATCCATAATCTCAAAGAGCACCTATTCTTTTGTTTTTAACTACTCCATCCGTTCCGAAATAGAAGGCGTATGAATTTAGTGAGAAGTCAACTTTTTCTAAGTTTGACCTAGTTTATAGAAATAATATATAAACATTTACAGTACCAAATCAATATCAATAGATCCGACATGAAATATATTTCCATAGTGTATTTATTCGATATTCAGATGTTGATATTTTCTTCTCTATTGTTGGTCAAACTTGATACCTTTGACTTTTGACTAAATTATACGTCTTATATTCGGAAGAGGGAGTAGTAACTAGCAGATAGTCAGATACCTTGTCAGATATTGCTATCTTGATATAGTACCTCTAGTATCCTAGGATATTTATTTGTACTTACTTCAAATATATTTTTATCTGAATCAGGGTGCACGCATTGGTCTGTATTTTATAAACAGACCTGAGTGGATCATAGTTGATCATGCTTGTGCTGCATATTCATATGTATCTGTGCCACTGTATGATACTCTAGGTATGTTACTATCAGCACATGATCCATGCTCTATTTTTCAATCATCTAGTAACATTGTTTATGCAATGTACTTTCTGCAGGTCCAGATGCAGTTCAGTTCATTGTGAACCATGCAACAGTAGAAGCTATTTTCTGTGTTCCTCAGACACTAAGCACTGTGAGCTTTAATCCCTTATCACAACCTTCAGTGATGAGTTGTTTCTAAAATCTATAAATTTGCAGTCTTCATGCTGTTGATCATACCAGTCGTACATTCCTAACTAGCAAGGCTGGCAACTGGCTACTTATTTCCAGAAATTGATGTATACTTCTAGCTGTTAATCTCATCCTGCTAAGGCCTTAATTTACGAGGGCTTTACGATGTAATGGCAGCTACTTATGTTGTGGACTGACTCACGTATATATATGGTGCATATTGGGCCCGTATCTTGAAATAGACTTTACTGTTTACTTGGTACTTTATGTTGTAGACTGACTTACATATTCAGATGAATAATGTGGTGGATATTGGGCCCATATCTCGAAATAGACTTTACTGTTTACTTGGATTCTGTTCCAAAATTTTCTTGTTTGGAATACTATGTCAGTTTATAGGCATATGTCAGCATTCAACTTTGCATTGCATCATAGTGCACTGAGAAAGAAATATATTTAATTTCCAACCAAtcattttagttatatttctctTGATTGCAGCTGCTAAGCTTCGTAACTCAAATGCCATGTGTTCGCCTTATAGTGGTAAGTTTTGACTCCATTTGCAACTAATTTATGAAATGTGCCCGTGATGATTTTGTGAGATCTTCTCTTCTGTATTTTTACCAACTTGTATTTTATAGGTAGTTGGTGGAGATGATGTGAATACGCCACCTTCAACTGAAACTACTGGAGTGAAAATTATAACTTACTCCAGGCTACAGAGCGAGGTGAGCGTCATAAACAATGTACACCGTATCATCTTTATGGTGAACTGTTAATGATACATAAGATGTTATGTATACAAGTCATTTCTCATAGGCTGCGTGTGGCATagttttcattttcaagtttcaTTGTCCACCTACTTCTAACTTCTGAGGGCATATAGTGCAAAATTTACCTGACAGTTTCTGAGATATGAACTGGTGGGCTGCACTCTATCATGTATGGTGCATTGATTAGCTCCTAAGACCATTTCCAAGATTTATCGCATACACAACACGTTGATGTGACAACTAGCTACTGCTTATGTTAGAACATGTGTTGTGACATGCTTAGCTTGGCATGTGAATGGTATATGTTGAAGTAATTCCTTCTTTTTTGTATGAAAATTGGTCTTATCTAGCATGCAAAATTCCTGTATCCAGTTGGGACTTGGGACTAAACTGTGTTTGTGTGATGTGTCATGTGTGTATGACTGTACGTGTATACAAATACAACATGTATTATTCCCATTTTTGTGCAATACACTTAAGAGATTGGAGACATATAGTGTTGTGACCTTGTATCACAGTGGGATAATAACTGTGCTAAAGATAGTTAGAAAGCATGGCTGCAAGTGATTTGGTAGACAGGTTCAGATGAGAGCATATTTGGGACAGAATATATGAGTCTTCTTGCTTTCCTAAACATAGATCCATGTCATCCCTTGACCTTTCCGGAAACAATATGGACTTCTAACTTATTAGATTCCTTTAATCCTGGTTTGCCTAAATAAAAGACCCCCCTCATCTCTCCTACTTTCTTGCTGCTACATGTCCTTGGTCAGCAGGTTTCCATGTCGTACATCCATGACCAGTGCTTTGGAACAATGTACTAACGTCTGCAACATATAACAATAAATGGTAGAACTGCCACATAGATTGATCTTTTTTTTTCTCGATGTCGTTAGAGTACAAAGCCTCAGCCAAACAAAAAGAAGAAGTGTAAAAAAACTGTACAGGGCCAGCCCACACTAGCCGAGCCTCTTTAAGTCAAGGGGGCGAGCGTGGAGACTGGAGGGGCAGACGACTAAGAGCTTTGGCACCTGCAAGCAACCACAACTTGGCTTCATCAAGAATGGAATGGACAAGCTCAAGAATGGAATGCCATGAGCACTCTTTTGTTAATCATATGTGGGCTCAGTGCTTCTGATAGTCATATGCATTCTGGATATATTGCCTTTATTTTTGTGTGTATTGACTTCATGCATGTGGGTATCCAACTGTTTTCATGCATTGCCTTTAGAACTTTGTTTTAATCTACTCCGTAGAATAATTGGTACTAGCACATCTAGTTTTCTGTTCATTCCTATTTATTGTGCTCCTCTTTTTTCTGAAGTCCTTTTGTTATATTAACTCAGGGAAAGATGAGTTCTCAAACTTACCGTCCTCCAAGACCTGAAGATGTCGCCACCATCTGCTACACTAGTGGCACTACTGGCACACCGAAGGTATATCATTCGATGTTCTTATCATTCTTTTGCTTCACCACATAACTCTTCTACTTCTAGTTTCAAACATGTGATGTTGGTTGCCAATCTTTTCACAGGGAGCTGTTCTTTCTCATCAGAACTTAATCGCAAATGTAGCAGGATCGAGCCTGGGTATTAAGTTTTACCCCTCCGATGTGTGAGGACTTGACATGCCTTTTTTATATAGCCTATTCAATGTACATAAACTctttattttgattttttatgatagTAACGTTGATATATCTCCTCAGGTATATCTCATATCTACCTTTAGCTCACATCTATGAGAGGGCCAATCAAATTGCACTGCTTCACTATGGTGTTGCCATTGGATTTTACCAAGGGgtatgcagatagtaataaaaaatTATTTAGGATGAGAGTTTACAGTACTTTGCATTTATTGTTGGAGTAACTATGTATCTACAGAACATATCTTTTAACCGAACTACGGCGATGTACAGTATCCAGAAAAGTAACTGATGAAGTGATAATATGTGCTCTTGTATATGTTACACATCTTATGCAGTAGTTCACACCTGAGTTGCTTCTCGTCTGGATAACTTCTTATGAAAGCTATTGGCCATTCAAAGTTTAGTTGAAGGACAAAGGTGCATCGTATGCAAGATCATTCATCACCAAGAGTCCAAGATAGTATTTAAACCATCCAATTATAGTATTTGTCATGGTAGTAGGATAGTAGGATGGACCCATTTTGTTGACTCATGGTACATTGTTCAGTACACCTCTATCTTGCTCATCGTAACCATTTGCCCACCACTGTGCTGCTACCCCATTGTTGAATTCCCTTCTGCACAGATCCTTTTTTTATGTAGATTTGTAGGAACCAAAGTCCTTTGTTCACCATTTATCAAATGACCAAATACATGTCGTACTTTACTTCATGCACAATCGTCTTTTAATTTAACTTCAATTTCCCCAGTCATCTTCTTTTCATGAGTATATTACCGTTGTTTCCAGGATAATTTGAAGCTGATGGATGATTTGGCTGCTCTGAGACCAACCGTATTCGCAAGTGTCCCCCGGCTATATAACAGAATTTATTCTGCGTAATACAACTATACCAGTAATTAGACATTTTCATGTTCATTTTGCGTATTGCTAGCCATATCTCTCGTGAGGTTATCATTTCTTCATATTGGATACGCTTAACTGGCTCATTGCTTCCTTCATAGAATTACAAATGCTGTGAAGGAGTCTGGTGGGTTGAAGGAAAGATTATTTCGTACAGCATACAATGCCAAGAGGCAAGCAATTATTAATGGTAAGCACAACATGAAGTTCACTTAAATCTGGTGCCCcattcttttttttgttttgtttagaaACCAATCAACAGAGTGAACATAATAATCATTGTTCACTAGTGAAGCATTAAATCAATACATGGAGGTGAACAGGAATTACACTATTCCTCATGGGCTATGCATAAATTGGCAGTTCTACATCGTCTATTCTATAGGAGAGTTGTCATTGGTGCACCAATTAGTTGCTACATAATTTACTGTATACAGCCATTTATGTTGACCATGATACAATTTACTTCTTAGGTTGATCGATTTATATAAAGCTGTCGTCTGATAAGTTCAAaagtcatgtgcaacaaagaataCAACCCATATTTTTTTTGTGAAACAATGGATCTGCAAAAGGTCGCAACAGATTTTATTGAGGAAAGGTTCAGTTTGCGCCCCCTCAACTATTGGCAAAGTAACACCCCCAGCCCCCCAGACTAAGCAGTTTCGATCTGATGTGGCTCTCCCATGGGTAGGTTGTTTTTGACACAAATTGTGGTGACAAGACAACAACGAAGAATTATAATTCTAGAAAATGTGAAACCAAAAAAGAAACAAATTAAAAGAAGAAATGCATGGAACGTTGGTATTGTCCCTGTTTTTGTTTTATGTGCAATCTTTTAAGGTGATGTGGTGGTGACTATAGGATGCATGGCACCATGTAGACCAAAACTGAGTTGAAATGGTCTTTGAGAAGTAATTTGTCCTGTTTTGATAGTTAAGGCCATGAGGCCATGTAATAGTTGAGAGACATTGATTGGACATTTTCATTTTGTTAGGTATCTTTAACTTGAGCTTCTACAAAGCTGTGGTTCTATTTCTGAAATAGATCACATAATGTTGAGTTGTTAACATGTTGGCCCATCACCTATCATTCATAATGGATCCATTTCTCATTGTGGTTTTGTGGTGGTAGCTGTTTTTTCTTAATTAAGGTGCAAATGGATATTTTCTTGCATCTAGTACATATGCGGTGGAATGTGAGATAACTTTTGACCATTTTCTTTCTGTAGCAGATATAGAAATAAGCATAACACATCATACTATCACAGTACAAGTGCACAACAAGCATAAACTGAATTTTAGACTTCAGTTAAACTGACTGTAGAAGGGCGGGCCTGGTGCAGCGGTAGAGCCTCACCGCCTGTGACCGAGAGGTCCCAGGTTCGAGTCGCggtctcctcacattgcacttcgtgagggtaaggcttgccactaacaccttccccagaccccgcacagtgcgggagctctcagcactgggtacgtcctttTTTTTTATATATAAAATCTGACATTATTCCTATGGAAGGGGCTTGTACAAAAAAAAATTTGCTATTACAAGCTACAACTTTCTTTTCATCTCTGTCCAAATTACTGCCTAGGTAACTTAGGTGTGACCAGGGTTCTGTTTTCCTTCAGAAACAGAAACAGTAACAGAAGATGGTCACTGTTGGTAAGGCAAAAACAAGCCGGTCTTGCAGTAGCTTTAGCTAGCTCAGAATACTGGGCTTGCTTTCTTGTTTTTTTCCATTCACTTATTTTAGTAATGACTTTTGCTTTCTAGAAGTACCCTAAATACCCTGATAGTCTGTTTTTCTTTGGAAAACTGAATGTTAGATGACGATATGTGGTAAACGTGTTTAACCTAGAGAGTAGAAAATAGAAATATCAAAGGTGCAAGTGAACGTCCAAATGGTATTGAACTTTTCGGGCAGGTCACTCTTAATAAGATAAAAGGGTTGATATGTGTCGCACTGGAAATATGAAGCTTATGCAGTGTCTTCATGGTTTCCTATCAAATAGCAAGTAGTCATAAATTCCAAGTTGAAAACATAAATAGTTCTCCTCTTTACTTGTTGAGTTAGCTCAATTCCTCTTTACCTATCAAATAACAAGTAGTCATAAATTCCATTACAAGATGCAAATTTCACCATTATTTTAAGTACATCACATTTTTAATTTATGTTCTGTCATTTGATCCATTTTTTTATCCCTTGCATATATGAGGAGATTCACCTACTATATTTTTTTAGGAAGAAATCCATCACCAATGTGGGATAAGTTGGTATTTAACAAAATAAAAGCTAGGCTTGGTGGACGAGTGAGGCTTATGACTTCAGGCGCATCTCCATTGTCCGCAGATGTAATGGAATTCCTAAGAATGTAAGATGATTTCTTGTGCTCTGCCTTGGTGCATGATGATTATTGAGAACTTTGTGTTGTTAACAAGTAAACATTGTTTCAACTTTCTTATAGATGCTTCGGTGGTGATGTTCTTGAAGGATATGGAATGACAGAGACATCTTGTGTCATCACTACAATGGATTTTGGTGACAAGTTAATTGGCCACGTTGGATCACCAAACCCCTCTTGTGGTAAGCTTTGTGTTTGGATTTTGAAGGATACACTTGTTAAAATCTGTGTTTAGGTTGGCAGTAATGTCTCATGAAGTCACATTTTTATATTTTTAGTGCGTAGAGAATCCACCGTAGTATTGGCAGTAATGTTAGGCATTGTCCTCTCATTCTTACATAACGCAAGTATTGTTTTGATTTTCAGAGGTTAAACTTGTGGATGTCCCAGAAATGAATTACACTTCTGAGGATCAACCATATCCTCGTGGAGAAATCTGTGTTAGAGGGCCTTCCATATTCTGTGGTTACTATAAAGACGAAGTCCAAACGTAATTTGCTATCCTCTTGCTCCTATTGAACTTTCAAATCTATTAAGTGACCTATAATAAATGCATTTGAAATCTGCAGAAGAGATGTCATTGATGATGATGGTTGGCTGCACACTGGAGACATAGGTTTGTGGCTACCTGGAGGGCGTCTGAAAATTATTGACAGGTAAAACCCCAAAACTGGATGATATTCTATTGCAATTTCCTTTTGGAGTTAGCTGGCAATTATGTGCCTCTTGCTTTCATTATTTGGTGCTCTTATATTATGGAACGTAGGGAATATTAAGTACTGTAATGAATGGAAGATTTTGAGAATCTCACAGCTCTCAGTTCGATATTATTTATTTTGATAATCACCCATTAACTTTCTGCACATTTCCCTAGATTATCTAAGTTAATATGTTCCGCTAGACTTAATTTGGTCTTGACCAGTTCTCTTCTTCAACTACTAACTGTTGTTCATTTTTCTGGCTTCCAGAAAAAAGAACATTTTCAAGTTAGCTCAAGGAGAATACATTGCTCCAGAGAAGATTGAGAATGTTTATGCTAAGTGCAAGTTCATTGCCCAATGTTTTGTTTATGGTAAGTATTCATGATTTTATTTTAGCTGTAGCTATCAATCATGGCCATGTGTTTTCTGATTCTTGATTTGGGTGCAGGTGATAGTTTCAACTCTTTTCTAGTTGCCATTGTAGCAGTTGAACCTGACGTTTTGAAGGCTTGGGCTGCATCACAAGGAATCCAGGTATATAATTTATCTTTCATTTCCCAGGGCTTATTAAACCAAATAGCAAGGGAAACTCATTGGTTCTACTCAAATTCAACTTAGGCTCTTTGATTGTAGGATTTCCATAGGAATTTTGATGGATTTTGAGTATTCAAGATTGTTTGTCTCCAATTACATAGGAAAACCAATATGAGCTCAAACCTCGTTTTATTTTTCCTTTTAAAAGTCCGATAGGACCATCTCTCTATATCTCTCCACTCGGTTTTCGTTCCTCCAAAATTCATGTCTATTCCATGTGAATGTGGGCTAATATGGCGACTATATGTGTACCAACCTCTTTTTTTTTTACTGACAGCTAATAGACATATTATTTCCACAAAAACTGCAAGTGCATATAGTATCCCTGCATGTACACCTGTTTTTTTTCTTAAGTTTTTTTGCTGGCTGGTGCAACTGTGCAACTGGATACCATAATGGAGTAGAAAACTAGGTTGCATAGTTAGAGTGGCCACATTGCTGCCTCATTATGTATTTTTTCAGGAAAACATAGAAAATGAGATGCGCCACTTCCATTTTGCCGTTCTTTTGATTAACTTTGCGCTATTCTACAAGACTTGATCTTCGTTCATGGTTTATTTCATGCTTAAAACGGTGCTGAGAAACACACCTGGATCATACTTGCGTTGTCATTTTATATATCCTCCAATGCATTTACTTGCATACAATCCAGTCATGACATGTTATGTCCTAATATAAAATTTGTCTAACCTCTAGAACGAGGATTTAAGACAGCTTTGTGCTGATCCGAGAGCAAAAGCTGCTGTCCTGGCTGATATGGATTCTATTGGAAAGGAGGCACAGGTTTCTCTCTTCACTTCTAACTTTTACATATTTCCTCCGTAAGTAATCTCTTATGGATATCATTCCTTAATAAATCTATTAATCTACCAGCTAAGAGGTTTTGAATTTGCCAAAGCTGTTAGTCTTGTTCCTGAACCATTCACAGTGGAAAATGGTCTCCTCACCCCCACGTTCAAGGTAGGCTAATTCTGTTACAGGAGATAATTAAAGGAAAGGTAATCTCTGTCTGAACTATATATTCTTTTGCAGGTCAAAAGACCACAAGCTAAGGCTTACTTCGCAAAAGAACTTGCAGATATGTATGCGCAACTGCGTGAGGCCGAATCAGCTAGACAGAAGCTGTAATTACTCACTAGACGTCCAGAATTAAATTTCAACCAAAGAAAGAACTGCTACACACAAAATAAGTGGATTTTTTGTACCAGCACAGCAAGCACTTGTGGTAGTAACTCTTGAACCGTTCGCTCCATGAGCAGGAATAACTTCCACCAGTCAACAGTCAGGAGTGGTGCTGGGTGTGGTTATCCTTATAAAGGGATAAACTGAAGGCCCCAAAATAAACATTTGTTCATTACTTTTATATAGAATACAGTACATGTCTTCCTGATGTTGCAGAGGTAAAAAGAAGGCGAAGACACCTTATACCTGTAATTTTGTCAAGAACACTCTGTAACAATCATGTTCAATGGTCATGTACTATATATGTATATTTACGGCAAAAGTTTAGCCAAATATATCTACCTCAGTTCATTAGGACTGTATACGATTGTTACTCTGTTAGGACGGTCCGGAAGCTCGACTATACATGTAAAAGGTTATACCTTATGCAAGTTTTAAAAAAGTTGTTTCTTATGCATATGTAGCTTTAATGTTAACTCAGGCTTTTATTTGTGTGTTTTATCCTGGTCGTTTTGTTTTTGGTCACGACCTTGTGAGAGAGGTAGGAAGGAGCAGACCAAGGCAGAGCGCTTTTGGCGGTGCATGGACATGGAAAAAGATATATTgtggggaagaaagagatgtccgAGGCGGCTTAGATGCAGGTTACTGCAGGTGAGGATGATGTATCGCAAGGTATATCGAGCTGAATCCCATTCAAATAGGCCAACTCTAGCGTTGGAGCATCTCTTCATATCATAGTATAAAACTTGGCTGATCTGTGAACTTTTTAAACGGTATCCAGAATCTATGTGCGAGATCCTCAGATTCATAGTTTTTTTTTCAACTTTTTTATA encodes:
- the LOC127319725 gene encoding long chain acyl-CoA synthetase 6, peroxisomal is translated as MSRQQEEERSPAPMDAARRRLRVVSGHFQPHADATGGLDANPTAGEYAHAQGYGVVLPEKLQTGKWNVYRSSRSPLRLVNRFPATPDIGTLHENFVYAVETFTDCRYLGTRVSTDGTVGDYKWMTYGEASTSRTAIGSGLIYHGIPEGARIGLYFINRPEWIIVDHACAAYSYVSVPLYDTLGPDAVQFIVNHATVEAIFCVPQTLSTLLSFVTQMPCVRLIVVVGGDDVNTPPSTETTGVKIITYSRLQSEGKMSSQTYRPPRPEDVATICYTSGTTGTPKGAVLSHQNLIANVAGSSLGIKFYPSDVYISYLPLAHIYERANQIALLHYGVAIGFYQGDNLKLMDDLAALRPTVFASVPRLYNRIYSAITNAVKESGGLKERLFRTAYNAKRQAIINGRNPSPMWDKLVFNKIKARLGGRVRLMTSGASPLSADVMEFLRICFGGDVLEGYGMTETSCVITTMDFGDKLIGHVGSPNPSCEVKLVDVPEMNYTSEDQPYPRGEICVRGPSIFCGYYKDEVQTRDVIDDDGWLHTGDIGLWLPGGRLKIIDRKKNIFKLAQGEYIAPEKIENVYAKCKFIAQCFVYGDSFNSFLVAIVAVEPDVLKAWAASQGIQNEDLRQLCADPRAKAAVLADMDSIGKEAQLRGFEFAKAVSLVPEPFTVENGLLTPTFKVKRPQAKAYFAKELADMYAQLREAESARQKL